One Thermoanaerobacter pseudethanolicus ATCC 33223 DNA window includes the following coding sequences:
- a CDS encoding trans-sulfuration enzyme family protein has translation MDLSFKTKVVHTGNYIDKEIPPMPKTLPIYQTSVFTFDTLEEVYDYLGGNPSRYMYTRLGNPNQTAVEELIASLEGAEAGQACSSGMAAISSALLAEVNSGDHIIAAKDIYGGTNSLFNAEFKRLNIDVTLVDFSDLEAVEKAIKPNTKVIYMEIMTNPLIRVFDVVEVANIAKKHNIKLIVDNTFTTPYLIKPIELGAYAVIHSATKYINGHSDVIAGLIAGNKEFISRTKRITQNFGGSMSPFDAWLTLRGAKTLFLRMREHCKNAMELAKFLESHPKVKKVYYPGLSSHPDYSVSKKLFKDEFGGMLSFEIEGGEPEVDKFMQELKLVKFAPSLAGVQTMITHPKSTSHRSLSKEELNALGISEGLIRVSVGIEEIEDIIKDFKQALDKI, from the coding sequence ATGGATTTAAGTTTTAAAACAAAAGTAGTACATACTGGAAACTACATAGATAAAGAAATTCCTCCAATGCCAAAAACTCTTCCTATCTATCAAACTTCTGTTTTCACTTTTGATACGTTGGAAGAAGTTTACGATTATCTTGGTGGTAATCCTTCAAGGTATATGTACACAAGACTTGGAAACCCTAATCAAACTGCAGTGGAAGAATTAATTGCCAGTTTAGAAGGCGCGGAAGCAGGACAGGCTTGTTCATCCGGAATGGCGGCAATTTCTTCAGCTTTGTTGGCAGAAGTAAATTCAGGAGACCACATAATCGCCGCAAAAGATATATACGGTGGTACAAACAGTCTTTTTAATGCAGAATTTAAAAGACTTAATATTGATGTAACTTTAGTGGATTTCTCCGATTTAGAAGCTGTTGAAAAAGCTATAAAACCAAACACTAAAGTGATATACATGGAAATCATGACAAATCCTCTAATAAGAGTTTTTGATGTAGTAGAAGTTGCAAATATCGCAAAAAAGCACAATATAAAATTGATTGTTGACAATACTTTTACAACACCTTATTTGATAAAACCAATTGAATTAGGAGCCTATGCTGTAATACACAGCGCAACAAAATACATTAACGGCCACAGCGATGTCATCGCCGGACTTATAGCAGGCAATAAAGAATTTATCTCTCGCACAAAAAGAATTACGCAAAACTTCGGCGGTTCAATGAGCCCCTTTGACGCATGGCTGACTTTAAGAGGAGCAAAAACTCTATTCTTAAGAATGAGAGAACACTGTAAAAACGCAATGGAATTGGCTAAATTCTTAGAAAGCCATCCAAAAGTCAAAAAAGTGTATTATCCCGGACTTTCTTCTCACCCTGACTACAGTGTTTCAAAGAAGTTGTTTAAAGATGAGTTTGGAGGTATGTTAAGTTTTGAAATAGAAGGTGGAGAACCTGAAGTAGATAAGTTTATGCAAGAGCTGAAACTGGTGAAATTTGCTCCTTCACTGGCAGGAGTACAAACCATGATAACTCATCCAAAATCCACTTCCCATAGGTCTCTCAGCAAGGAAGAATTAAACGCGTTAGGAATTTCAGAAGGACTTATAAGAGTTTCTGTTGGAATAGAGGAGATAGAAGATATTATAAAAGACTTTAAACAAGCTCTTGACAAGATATAA
- a CDS encoding secondary thiamine-phosphate synthase enzyme YjbQ encodes MKSYRKELWFETKKRREFINITPFIEECVRESGIKEGLLLCNAMHITSSVFINDDEPGLHKDFENFLEKLAPEKPYEQYYHNTYEDNADAHLKRTIMGREVVVAITDGKLDFGPWEQIFYGEFDGKRKKRVLVKIIGE; translated from the coding sequence ATGAAAAGCTATAGAAAAGAGTTGTGGTTTGAAACAAAAAAGAGGAGAGAATTTATAAACATTACACCTTTTATAGAGGAATGTGTGAGAGAAAGTGGCATCAAAGAAGGGCTTCTTTTATGTAATGCAATGCACATTACCTCAAGTGTTTTTATAAACGACGATGAACCGGGTTTACATAAAGATTTTGAAAATTTCTTAGAAAAATTAGCTCCTGAAAAACCCTATGAACAATATTATCATAACACTTACGAAGATAATGCAGACGCTCATTTAAAGCGTACAATAATGGGAAGAGAAGTGGTTGTTGCAATAACAGATGGAAAATTGGATTTCGGACCATGGGAACAAATCTTTTACGGTGAATTTGATGGAAAAAGAAAAAAGAGAGTGTTGGTCAAAATTATAGGTGAATAA
- the trpE gene encoding anthranilate synthase component I yields the protein MVNISKEDFCEHKKRGYVFPVYAEINGDELTPINIFYSLKGKNKFLLESANGGTNWGRYSFIGKDPYLSILSYGKRIKLIGESEEEKEGLILDEIRDIMNFKYNSLGLDIPFVGGAIGYASYDLIRLYEKLPDKNPDEINIPDVYFMFYKSFICYDHLKHRIYVVYNVYPEEDVEYEEVLQKINELLQEVKSNAPQFHDLPSQQEKEIYYNFTKEEFCKIVEKAKEYIEKGDIFQVVLSQRLKAAVSSHPFEIYRRLRSKNPSPYLFYIDFGDFQLLGSSPESLVSVFGDKVTTNPIAGTRRRGKDEEEDLRLKEELLKDEKERAEHVMLVDLGRNDIGKVSEFGSVKIERFMEVDFYSHVMHIVSTVSGKLKRGLTAFDALIACLPAGTVSGTPKIRAMEIIDELENVRRSFYAGAVGYFSYNGNMDMCIAIRTILFKEGYAYVQAGAGIVYDSIPEMEYCETLNKAMALKEVL from the coding sequence GTGGTAAACATTTCTAAAGAAGATTTTTGCGAACACAAAAAAAGAGGATATGTCTTCCCAGTCTATGCAGAAATAAACGGAGATGAACTGACACCAATAAACATTTTTTATAGTCTTAAAGGCAAAAACAAATTTTTACTGGAAAGTGCAAATGGAGGCACTAACTGGGGCAGGTACTCCTTTATAGGAAAAGACCCTTATTTATCAATTTTAAGTTATGGAAAAAGGATAAAACTTATAGGTGAAAGTGAAGAAGAAAAAGAAGGCTTAATTCTTGATGAAATAAGAGATATTATGAATTTTAAGTACAATTCCTTAGGGCTTGATATCCCGTTTGTAGGTGGGGCTATAGGTTATGCTTCCTATGATCTGATTAGACTTTATGAGAAGCTACCAGATAAAAACCCTGATGAAATAAATATACCGGACGTATACTTTATGTTTTATAAAAGTTTTATTTGCTATGACCATCTTAAACACAGAATCTATGTTGTTTATAATGTGTATCCTGAGGAAGACGTAGAATATGAAGAAGTTTTGCAAAAAATTAATGAACTTTTGCAAGAGGTAAAATCAAATGCTCCTCAATTTCATGACCTTCCATCACAACAAGAAAAGGAAATTTATTACAATTTTACAAAAGAAGAGTTTTGTAAAATTGTTGAAAAAGCAAAAGAATACATCGAAAAAGGAGACATATTCCAAGTAGTGTTGTCTCAAAGGTTAAAAGCAGCAGTAAGCTCCCACCCTTTCGAGATATACAGAAGATTAAGGTCAAAAAATCCATCTCCATATCTTTTTTACATCGATTTTGGTGATTTTCAGCTTCTTGGTTCTTCACCTGAAAGCCTTGTAAGTGTTTTTGGAGACAAAGTGACTACAAATCCCATTGCAGGCACAAGGCGAAGAGGAAAAGATGAAGAAGAAGATTTAAGACTTAAAGAGGAACTTTTAAAAGATGAAAAGGAAAGGGCAGAGCATGTGATGTTAGTTGACCTTGGAAGAAACGACATAGGAAAAGTTAGTGAATTTGGAAGTGTAAAAATAGAGCGTTTTATGGAAGTAGATTTTTACTCTCATGTAATGCATATTGTATCGACTGTTTCAGGAAAGTTAAAAAGAGGACTTACGGCTTTTGATGCTCTTATAGCTTGTCTTCCTGCAGGTACAGTTTCTGGGACACCAAAAATAAGGGCGATGGAAATAATAGACGAACTTGAAAATGTGAGAAGGTCTTTTTACGCAGGAGCTGTTGGATATTTTTCCTACAATGGCAATATGGACATGTGCATAGCAATAAGGACTATTCTCTTCAAAGAAGGTTATGCTTACGTTCAAGCGGGAGCAGGCATTGTATATGATTCAATTCCTGAGATGGAATACTGTGAAACTTTAAATAAGGCAATGGCTCTTAAGGAGGTTCTTTGA
- the trpD gene encoding anthranilate phosphoribosyltransferase codes for MLQEAIKKIVSKENLEEREAYAVMNEIMSGNATPSLIGGILIGLRLKGESVEEITGFAKAMRDNAIKLELASDYVIDTCGTGGDGGKTFNISTAVAIIASAAGVKVAKHGNRAVSSKSGSADVLMELGFDIEMVPEKTKRLIEEKGMGFLFAPKYHVAMKNVAGIRKELGTRTVFNVLGPLTNPAFVKGQVLGVYDKELTHPLAEVLLRLGTEKAMVVHGFDGLDEITTTSPTFVSEVKEGKVIDYVIDPEDYGIPYAKLEDLEGKDAKENAQIILNILKGEKGPKRDIVVLNAAAALYIGKVVEDLKEGIKVANYLIDTGLALDKLTEILEYQRRLN; via the coding sequence ATGTTACAAGAAGCTATTAAAAAAATTGTTTCAAAAGAGAACCTTGAAGAGAGAGAAGCTTATGCTGTTATGAATGAAATTATGAGTGGTAATGCAACTCCTTCTTTAATAGGGGGTATATTAATAGGACTCCGATTAAAAGGGGAAAGTGTAGAAGAAATAACAGGTTTTGCAAAGGCAATGAGAGATAACGCCATAAAATTAGAACTTGCTTCGGATTATGTAATAGATACTTGTGGTACAGGTGGCGATGGTGGGAAGACATTCAATATTTCAACGGCAGTGGCGATAATTGCCTCTGCTGCAGGAGTAAAAGTTGCAAAACACGGCAACAGAGCTGTTTCCAGCAAAAGCGGAAGTGCAGATGTTTTGATGGAATTGGGATTTGACATTGAAATGGTGCCAGAAAAAACAAAAAGATTAATTGAAGAAAAGGGTATGGGATTTTTGTTTGCGCCCAAATATCACGTCGCAATGAAAAACGTAGCAGGCATAAGAAAAGAGTTAGGCACAAGAACGGTATTTAATGTTTTAGGACCATTGACAAATCCCGCATTTGTAAAAGGACAGGTATTAGGAGTTTACGATAAAGAATTGACTCATCCTCTCGCTGAAGTACTTTTAAGATTGGGAACTGAAAAGGCTATGGTGGTCCACGGCTTTGATGGCCTTGATGAAATAACTACTACTTCTCCTACTTTTGTCAGTGAAGTAAAAGAAGGCAAAGTCATTGATTATGTGATAGACCCAGAGGATTACGGTATCCCTTATGCAAAACTTGAAGATTTAGAAGGCAAAGATGCAAAAGAGAATGCTCAAATAATCTTAAACATCTTAAAAGGTGAAAAAGGGCCTAAAAGAGATATAGTCGTTTTAAACGCAGCAGCAGCCTTATATATAGGAAAAGTTGTGGAAGATTTAAAAGAGGGAATAAAAGTCGCAAATTATCTAATAGATACGGGTTTAGCTCTTGATAAGCTTACAGAGATTTTGGAGTACCAAAGGAGGCTTAATTGA
- a CDS encoding anthranilate synthase component II yields the protein MILIIDNYDSFTYNLYQYVGEMNKEIFVIRNDEMDIEEIEKLNPEKIILSPGPGRPENAGICVDVIKNLGHKIPILGICLGHQAIGYAYGAKIVKADKIMHGKTSLVFHEGEKIFKDIKNPIEAMRYHSLVIDRQTLPRNLEITAYTEEGVIMGVRHNKYPVYGLQFHPESILTEQGKEILRNFLEVGYHVTRSY from the coding sequence ATGATTCTGATTATAGATAATTACGATTCCTTTACCTATAATCTTTATCAATATGTGGGAGAAATGAACAAAGAAATATTTGTAATAAGAAATGATGAAATGGATATTGAAGAGATTGAAAAACTGAATCCTGAGAAAATTATATTATCCCCTGGACCAGGAAGACCTGAAAATGCTGGTATATGTGTTGATGTCATTAAAAATCTAGGGCATAAAATTCCAATATTAGGAATATGTCTTGGCCATCAAGCGATTGGATATGCATATGGTGCAAAAATTGTAAAAGCAGATAAGATAATGCATGGCAAAACTTCTCTCGTATTTCACGAAGGTGAAAAAATATTTAAAGATATTAAGAATCCTATAGAGGCAATGAGATATCACTCTCTTGTTATAGATAGACAAACTCTTCCAAGAAATTTAGAAATTACAGCCTATACAGAGGAAGGAGTGATTATGGGAGTAAGGCATAATAAATACCCTGTATATGGTTTACAGTTTCATCCAGAGTCTATCTTGACAGAGCAGGGTAAAGAAATTTTGAGAAATTTTTTGGAGGTGGGATACCATGTTACAAGAAGCTATTAA
- a CDS encoding DUF5665 domain-containing protein, which yields MNKDEYKNNNNIMLTAIKKQLDQMSEMMEKMKIADYVELMQSPYRLLWLNFIGGVARGFGIAVGFTILGAIILYILQKLVVLNLPVIGSIIADIVKIVNQKLY from the coding sequence TTGAATAAAGACGAATATAAAAACAATAATAATATTATGTTAACTGCAATAAAAAAGCAGTTGGACCAAATGTCAGAGATGATGGAGAAGATGAAAATTGCTGATTACGTCGAACTTATGCAAAGCCCTTATAGGCTTTTGTGGCTAAACTTTATAGGCGGGGTAGCAAGAGGTTTTGGAATAGCAGTAGGCTTTACAATACTTGGTGCGATAATTCTTTATATTCTTCAAAAACTAGTGGTGTTAAATTTGCCTGTGATTGGCAGTATTATAGCGGATATAGTTAAGATTGTAAATCAAAAGCTATATTAG
- the trpB gene encoding tryptophan synthase subunit beta, whose protein sequence is MSGRFGRFGGQYVPETVMNALIELEREFEKAKEDKDFMEEYRYYLREYSGRPTPLYYAENLTKRLGGAKIYLKREDLNHTGAHKINNVLGQILLAKRMNKKRVIAETGAGQHGVATATAAAMFGMECEIFMGEEDIKRQSLNVFRMKLLGAKVTPVTTGTKTLKDAVNEAIRDWVTNIDNTFYVIGSVVGPHPYPTMVRDFQRVIGDEAKEQILQKEGRLPDYVIACVGGGSNAMGIFYPFIEDKEVKLIGVEAAGEGIETGKHAAAMAKGSVGVLHGMMTYLLQDEEGRIMPVYSISAGLDYPGVGPEHAFLKESNRAQYVYATDEEALAAFMDLSQTEGIIPALESAHALAYAMKLAPNLTKDNIIIVNLSGRGDKDVNTVAKVLGVEL, encoded by the coding sequence ATGAGTGGAAGATTTGGACGTTTTGGAGGTCAGTATGTGCCAGAGACTGTGATGAATGCGCTTATAGAATTAGAGAGGGAATTTGAAAAAGCTAAAGAAGATAAAGATTTCATGGAAGAATACAGGTACTATTTGAGGGAATATTCAGGAAGGCCTACACCTTTGTATTATGCAGAGAATCTTACTAAAAGGCTTGGTGGGGCAAAAATTTATCTAAAGAGGGAAGACCTAAACCACACAGGAGCTCATAAGATAAACAACGTATTGGGACAGATTTTGTTAGCAAAACGGATGAATAAAAAGAGAGTTATAGCAGAAACAGGAGCTGGGCAGCATGGAGTTGCAACGGCTACCGCTGCTGCGATGTTTGGGATGGAATGCGAAATATTCATGGGAGAAGAAGATATAAAAAGGCAATCTTTAAACGTCTTTAGAATGAAACTTTTAGGTGCAAAAGTGACGCCAGTAACTACAGGGACAAAAACCCTTAAAGATGCGGTAAATGAAGCAATAAGAGATTGGGTGACAAATATAGATAATACTTTTTATGTGATAGGTTCTGTTGTTGGTCCTCATCCTTATCCTACAATGGTGAGAGATTTTCAAAGAGTGATAGGGGATGAAGCAAAAGAACAAATACTTCAAAAAGAAGGAAGACTTCCTGATTATGTGATTGCTTGTGTTGGTGGAGGCAGCAATGCAATGGGAATTTTCTATCCCTTCATTGAAGATAAAGAGGTAAAATTGATAGGAGTAGAAGCAGCCGGAGAAGGGATTGAGACAGGGAAACATGCAGCTGCAATGGCGAAAGGCTCTGTAGGAGTATTGCACGGCATGATGACTTATCTTTTACAGGATGAAGAGGGGAGAATAATGCCAGTATACTCTATATCTGCAGGACTGGATTACCCAGGTGTAGGTCCAGAACATGCCTTTTTAAAAGAAAGTAATAGAGCTCAATATGTATATGCGACAGACGAAGAAGCATTGGCGGCTTTTATGGATTTATCTCAAACAGAAGGGATAATACCAGCTTTGGAAAGTGCTCACGCTTTGGCATATGCTATGAAACTGGCTCCAAATTTAACGAAAGACAATATTATCATTGTAAATTTGTCAGGCAGAGGAGATAAAGACGTAAATACAGTTGCAAAAGTATTGGGGGTGGAGTTATGA
- a CDS encoding phosphoribosylanthranilate isomerase, translating into MVKVKICGLRRKEDIEYANELKPDYVGFVFAKSKRQIEVEQALDLISLLDKEIKTVGVFVNEPVENALKIAQTLNLDVLQFHGDETQDYIDNFKNFTVWKAIRIKDKEDLEKTKQFKVNSFVFDTLTKNEYGGTGKTFNWKVLKGMELNVPIILAGGLNENNVEEAIKIVDPYAVDVSSGVETEGYKDFKKLKSFIEKVRGIR; encoded by the coding sequence TTGGTAAAAGTAAAGATTTGCGGACTGAGAAGAAAAGAGGATATTGAATATGCCAATGAGCTAAAACCTGATTATGTAGGATTTGTCTTTGCAAAAAGCAAAAGACAAATAGAGGTAGAACAGGCTTTAGACCTCATAAGCCTTCTTGATAAAGAGATCAAAACAGTGGGAGTTTTTGTAAATGAACCAGTGGAAAATGCATTAAAAATAGCTCAAACACTAAATCTCGATGTTTTACAGTTTCACGGTGATGAAACACAGGATTATATAGATAATTTTAAAAATTTCACAGTGTGGAAGGCAATACGCATAAAAGACAAAGAAGATTTGGAAAAAACAAAACAATTTAAAGTAAATAGTTTTGTATTTGACACTTTGACAAAAAACGAATACGGTGGTACAGGAAAAACATTTAATTGGAAAGTTTTGAAGGGGATGGAATTGAATGTTCCAATAATTTTGGCAGGAGGGCTAAATGAAAACAATGTAGAGGAAGCTATAAAAATAGTAGATCCCTATGCTGTTGACGTCTCCAGTGGCGTTGAGACAGAAGGTTATAAAGATTTTAAAAAATTGAAATCATTTATTGAAAAAGTGAGGGGTATTCGATGA
- the bcp gene encoding thioredoxin-dependent thiol peroxidase: MVELNKKAPDFTLNTHDGKQVSLSDFLGKKVVLYFYPKDNTPGCTKEAVSFRDNIKSIEEKNAVIIGISLDDEISHKKFIEKFNLPFILLSDKDANVSTKYGVYKEKNMYGKKKMGIERSTFIIDSEGIVRKIFRRVKVDGHVEEVLKVLDEI, encoded by the coding sequence ATGGTAGAGCTAAATAAAAAAGCTCCTGACTTTACTTTAAATACTCATGATGGAAAACAAGTTTCCCTTTCAGATTTTTTAGGTAAAAAGGTTGTTTTATACTTTTATCCAAAAGATAACACTCCAGGTTGTACAAAAGAAGCTGTTTCTTTTAGGGACAACATAAAGTCAATAGAAGAGAAAAATGCTGTTATAATAGGTATAAGTTTAGATGATGAAATTTCTCATAAAAAGTTTATTGAAAAATTCAATCTTCCTTTTATTCTTCTAAGTGACAAAGATGCTAATGTGTCTACAAAATATGGGGTATACAAAGAAAAAAACATGTATGGCAAAAAGAAAATGGGAATAGAAAGGTCAACTTTTATCATTGACTCTGAAGGAATTGTTAGGAAAATATTTAGAAGGGTAAAAGTAGATGGACACGTTGAAGAGGTATTAAAGGTGCTAGATGAAATATAA
- the trpA gene encoding tryptophan synthase subunit alpha — MNRIDKKFEVLKGEGRKALITFITAGDPDIETTYDIVLAIEEVGADIIELGIPYSDPLADGPTIQASSQRALNKGVKIPDIMRIVEKIRFKSDIPLVYLVYYNSIFKYGIQKFLKESKDVGIDGLIIPDLPLEERKDILEEADKYGIYLIPLVAPTSKERIKLITENGKGFVYCVSITGVTGAREDIETDIEEYMKTVSQYTNMPKAIGFGISTPEMAKKLKDFSDGIIVGSALVERIAKGYNKSEMLQEVKSFVSILKEVL, encoded by the coding sequence ATGAATAGGATTGACAAAAAGTTTGAAGTTTTAAAAGGAGAAGGGCGCAAAGCCTTAATAACCTTTATAACAGCGGGAGACCCGGATATTGAGACAACTTATGATATAGTTTTGGCTATAGAAGAAGTAGGAGCGGATATAATAGAACTTGGAATACCTTATTCTGATCCCTTAGCTGATGGACCTACAATACAGGCATCTTCTCAAAGAGCTTTAAATAAAGGTGTAAAAATTCCTGATATAATGAGAATAGTAGAAAAAATAAGGTTTAAAAGCGATATCCCGCTGGTTTACCTTGTATACTATAACTCTATATTCAAATATGGTATACAAAAGTTTTTAAAAGAGTCAAAAGATGTAGGGATAGATGGACTTATCATTCCAGATTTGCCTCTTGAAGAAAGAAAGGATATTTTAGAAGAAGCAGATAAATACGGTATTTATTTAATACCTTTAGTCGCTCCCACATCAAAAGAAAGAATAAAATTAATCACTGAAAATGGCAAAGGATTTGTATATTGCGTATCAATTACAGGTGTCACAGGAGCAAGAGAAGACATTGAAACTGACATTGAAGAATATATGAAGACAGTCTCTCAATATACCAATATGCCAAAGGCAATAGGGTTTGGCATATCTACTCCGGAGATGGCGAAAAAATTAAAAGATTTTAGTGATGGGATTATTGTAGGGAGTGCCCTTGTAGAAAGAATTGCTAAAGGGTATAATAAATCTGAAATGCTGCAGGAAGTTAAGAGTTTTGTATCCATCTTAAAAGAAGTGTTATGA
- a CDS encoding TraR/DksA C4-type zinc finger protein, with protein MDSEKLEHFRQLLLKEKEKVLSTINQMNLNDGIGGIAQREYYQELSLLDNHPADFASEVYEVEKNYALKDNEKYILRQIEDAFKRMEIGTYGICAHCHKPIEEERLEALPYTVLCAECAKNNDLELKDLKNSRPNEERMIKYPFGWGYKDLKGEIQFDAEDSYQEVARFNKTKSGLDNYDDVYDDENAGYVEETDKISNEDYKKTL; from the coding sequence ATGGATAGTGAAAAGCTGGAACACTTTAGACAGTTACTGTTAAAAGAAAAGGAAAAGGTCTTAAGTACTATAAATCAAATGAATTTGAATGATGGTATAGGAGGGATTGCACAAAGAGAATATTATCAAGAACTTTCTCTTTTGGATAATCATCCGGCAGATTTTGCTTCTGAAGTTTATGAAGTAGAGAAAAATTATGCTCTCAAAGATAATGAAAAATATATTTTAAGGCAAATAGAAGATGCTTTTAAAAGAATGGAAATAGGTACTTACGGCATATGTGCTCACTGTCATAAGCCAATTGAAGAAGAGCGTTTAGAAGCCCTTCCTTATACTGTTCTTTGTGCAGAGTGTGCTAAAAATAATGATTTAGAACTTAAGGATTTAAAAAATTCAAGGCCTAATGAAGAAAGAATGATAAAATACCCCTTTGGATGGGGGTATAAGGATTTAAAAGGTGAAATTCAATTTGATGCAGAGGATTCTTATCAAGAAGTTGCACGGTTTAATAAGACGAAAAGTGGCTTGGACAATTATGACGATGTCTATGATGATGAAAATGCTGGCTATGTAGAAGAAACTGATAAAATAAGTAATGAGGATTATAAGAAGACATTATAA
- a CDS encoding PspC domain-containing protein: MSKKLYRSRTQRMIGGVCRKTRYS; this comes from the coding sequence ATGTCAAAAAAGCTTTATCGCTCAAGGACACAAAGAATGATAGGAGGAGTATGTCGTAAAACCCGATACAGTTAG
- the aroF gene encoding 3-deoxy-7-phosphoheptulonate synthase, which translates to MDLKIIGDKNNKISIKIGDITVGKDKLIIAGPCAIENEEMLVKTAEKVKSCGANALRGGAYKPRTSPYSFQGLGIDGLKMLKNVGDMFNLPVVTEVLDVRDVEIVERYVDVLQIGSRNMQNFSLLKEVGKTKKPVLLKRGFSATYEEWLYAAEYIAVEGNTNIIMCERGIRTFETYTRNTLDIAAISVIHELSNLPIIADVSHGTGKRSLIIPMAKASIAAGADGIMVEVHPEPDKALSDGEQSLDFSQFEELMREIKSY; encoded by the coding sequence ATGGACCTTAAAATAATTGGCGACAAAAATAATAAAATATCAATAAAAATAGGAGATATAACTGTTGGAAAAGATAAACTAATAATAGCGGGACCTTGTGCTATAGAGAATGAAGAAATGCTAGTAAAAACAGCAGAAAAAGTTAAAAGCTGTGGCGCAAATGCTTTAAGAGGAGGAGCTTATAAGCCCCGCACCTCCCCTTATTCTTTTCAAGGTTTAGGGATTGATGGACTTAAAATGCTTAAGAATGTGGGAGATATGTTTAATTTGCCAGTTGTAACTGAAGTTTTAGATGTGAGAGATGTTGAAATTGTGGAAAGATATGTTGATGTTCTTCAAATAGGTTCAAGAAATATGCAGAATTTTTCGCTTCTCAAAGAAGTAGGAAAAACCAAAAAGCCTGTTTTGTTAAAAAGGGGATTTTCAGCTACCTATGAAGAATGGCTTTATGCAGCGGAATATATTGCAGTTGAAGGAAACACCAACATCATCATGTGTGAAAGAGGTATAAGGACTTTTGAAACTTATACACGAAATACGCTGGATATTGCTGCAATTTCAGTAATTCATGAACTTTCAAACTTGCCTATTATCGCAGATGTAAGCCATGGTACAGGGAAAAGAAGCTTAATCATACCGATGGCAAAAGCTTCAATAGCTGCTGGCGCAGACGGAATAATGGTGGAAGTTCACCCTGAGCCCGATAAAGCTTTATCTGATGGAGAACAGTCTCTTGATTTTTCCCAATTTGAAGAATTGATGAGAGAGATAAAAAGCTATTGA
- the trpC gene encoding indole-3-glycerol phosphate synthase TrpC, with product MVLDEIVRHKKKEVEEKKRIKPVEELINEIKGGYSGNFKKVLQKEGISIIGEIKKASPSKGIIKEDFDSVKIAKVYEKVDVDAISVLTEKEFFKGDDNYIREVKKVSSKPILRKDFIVDEYQIYESKILGADAVLLIVSVLGDKLRDFYNLSKSVGLDVLVEIHDRQQLEIALEAGCDIIGINNRDLKTFNVDINTTENLIKYIPQNTTIVSESGIKTPEDIRYLASLGVDAVLIGETFMKIIDDIDKISDFVKEAKGGG from the coding sequence ATGGTATTAGATGAGATTGTGAGACACAAAAAAAAGGAGGTGGAAGAGAAAAAAAGAATAAAGCCAGTAGAGGAACTAATTAACGAAATTAAAGGAGGCTATTCTGGCAATTTCAAGAAAGTACTTCAAAAAGAGGGTATATCAATTATTGGAGAGATAAAAAAAGCCTCTCCATCTAAAGGAATTATAAAAGAAGACTTTGATTCAGTAAAAATTGCAAAAGTGTATGAGAAAGTTGATGTTGACGCTATTTCCGTTTTGACAGAGAAGGAATTTTTTAAAGGGGATGACAACTATATCAGGGAAGTAAAAAAAGTGAGTTCAAAACCTATTTTGAGAAAAGATTTTATTGTGGATGAATACCAAATATATGAATCAAAAATTTTAGGGGCCGACGCAGTACTTCTCATTGTATCTGTATTAGGTGACAAATTAAGAGATTTTTATAATTTATCTAAAAGTGTAGGTTTAGATGTGCTTGTGGAAATTCACGACAGACAACAGCTTGAAATAGCACTGGAAGCTGGATGTGATATAATAGGCATAAATAACAGAGACCTCAAGACTTTTAACGTAGATATAAACACAACAGAAAACTTGATTAAATATATACCTCAAAATACAACAATTGTTTCTGAAAGTGGAATAAAAACGCCGGAAGATATAAGGTATCTGGCTTCTTTGGGAGTAGATGCTGTATTAATTGGTGAGACTTTTATGAAAATCATAGATGATATTGATAAAATCAGCGATTTTGTAAAGGAGGCCAAGGGAGGAGGATAA